Proteins encoded within one genomic window of Tamandua tetradactyla isolate mTamTet1 chromosome 11, mTamTet1.pri, whole genome shotgun sequence:
- the TICAM1 gene encoding TIR domain-containing adapter molecule 1, translating into MASDPGPSLSGAFDVLGAASRDKLLYLKHKLKTLRPACPGAQLLHAMVLLKLGQETEARVSLEALRTDAVAQFVAHRWAGAGGTETLDEPWDVSWTVAQLYHLLAEEKLCPPSLRGQAYQTALRVLSARNDPRLAQLQVEARERCGGAPGDFQPLRSEMVFPPPSSATQSLPQPIEGWSQGCSLRSTGTPSSLISNLEISRSPTLRFLSQHRTPRAPSKLCEETLAKPVPEEMTWPYSPETAGSQAPVPSLPAATPYPSPAGLPAPSAHPETGSHCPVECTEVSEAPNALPSPAPEPPQNPCPPQIHTELPVSVEDTAARSASPSPPAPSVPKVPPPSPVPSPLYSAPPASSSSSSSSSSSSSSSSSSSSSSWYPPYPQLEPWEQKFYNFVILHAQADEHIVLRVRERLEALGVPDGATFCEDFQVPGRSELRCLRDALDHSAFVILLLTANFDCRLCLHQLSQALMGSLTRPGWQDSVIPFLPLESSMERLSPSTSGLLTGLVILDEHSPIFPRRVANTFKPQKLRVRRANWEREQKARAVREQSQLLEGEGQWAAEMNAAYSAYSQSYLGWQGQMEKLQVAFRAQMSFETPVSSGAQGPFGGQRSWGPQLPFPAWPGCPQPPLPPWLAGTPPPASPSTPAFQPASPGPPVSPGVQPLIIHHAQMVQLGLNNHMWGQQGPQAPEDKTREAE; encoded by the coding sequence ATGGCCTCCGATCCAGGCCCATCACTTTCAGGAGCCTTCGACGTGCTAGGTGCAGCCAGCCGCGACAAGCTCTTGTACCTGAAGCACAAGCTGAAGACCCTGCGCCCGGCCTGCCCAGGAGCACAGCTGCTGCACGCAATGGTGCTCCTGAAGCTGGGCCAGGAGACCGAGGCCCGCGTCTCCCTGGAGGCGCTGCGGACTGACGCGGTGGCCCAGTTCGTGGCGCACCGGTGGGCGGGCGCGGGCGGCACCGAGACCCTCGACGAGCCCTGGGACGTGTCCTGGACCGTGGCCCAACTGTACCACCTGCTCGCCGAGGAGAAGCTGTGCCCGCCGTCTCTGCGGGGCCAGGCCTACCAGACCGCCCTCCGCGTCCTGAGCGCGCGGAATGACCCTCGGCTGGCGCAGCTCCAGGTGGAGGCCCGGGAGCGCTGCGGGGGGGCCCCGGGGGACTTCCAGCCCCTCCGCTCCGAAATGGTGTTCCCCCCGCCATCCTCGGCAACCCAGAGCCTCCCCCAGCCCATCGAGGGGTGGAGCCAAGGGTGCTCCCTACGGTCCACGGGCACCCCGTCCTCCCTGATCAGCAACCTGGAGATCAGCCGGTCGCCCACCTTGCGCTTCCTCTCCCAGCACCGCACCCCGCGCGCGCCCAGCAAGCTCTGCGAGGAGACCCTCGCAAAACCGGTGCCGGAGGAGATGACCTGGCCCTACTCCCCAGAGACGGCGGGGTCCCAAGCTCCCGTCCCCAGCCTCCCTGCCGCGACCCCATATCCAAGCCCTGCTGGCCTCCCCGCCCCCTCTGCCCACCCCGAAACCGGCTCCCACTGCCCGGTGGAGTGCACAGAGGTGTCCGAGGCCCCTAACGCTCTTCCGTCACCCGCTCCAGAACCCCCCCAAAACCCTTGTCCCCCCCAAATCCACACAGAGCTCCCAGTTTCTGTAGAAGACACTGCTGCCCGGAGCGCATCGCCAAGCCCACCTGCCCCCTCGGTACCCAAAGtcccccctccctctcctgttcCATCACCCCTTTACTCGGCTCCccccgcctcctcctcctcctcctcctcctcctcctcctcttcctcctcctcctcctcctcctcctcctcctcctggtaTCCTCCTTACCCCCAGCTGGAGCCGTGGGAGCAGAAATTCTATAACTTCGTGATCCTCCACGCCCAGGCGGACGAGCATATCGTGCTGCGGGTCCGAGAAAGGCTCGAGGCCCTGGGCGTGCCCGACGGAGCCACCTTCTGTGAGGACTTCCAAGTGCCCGGGCGCAGCGAGCTGCGCTGCCTGCGGGACGCCCTGGACCACTCGGCCTTTGTCATCTTGCTGCTCACCGCCAATTTCGACTGCCGGCTGTGCCTGCACCAGCTCAGCCAGGCCCTCATGGGCAGCCTCACCCGGCCCGGCTGGCAAGACTCCGTCATCCCCTTCCTGCCCCTAGAGAGCTCCATGGAACGGCTCAGCCCCAGCACATCTGGCCTGCTGACCGGCTTGGTGATCTTGGACGAACACTCTCCCATCTTCCCCAGGAGGGTGGCCAACACCTTCAAGCCCCAGAAGCTGCGGGTGCGGAGGGCCAACTGGGAGAGGGAGCAGAAGGCCCGGGCAGTGCGGGAGCAGAGCCAGCTCCTGGAGGGTGAGGGTCAGTGGGCCGCAGAGATGAACGCGGCCTACTCGGCCTACTCCCAGAGCTACCTGGGCTGGCAGGGGCAGATGGAGAAGCTACAGGTCGCTTTCCGGGCGCAGATGTCATTTGAGACTCCAGTATCCTCGGGGGCACAAGGGCCCTTTGGAGGCCAGAGATCTTGGGGACCCCAGCTGCCCTTCCCGGCCTGGCCAGGCTGCCCTCAGCCCCCCCTGCCCCCGTGGCTGGCTGGCACCCCACCACCGGCCTCCCCTTCGACCCCGGCCTTCCAGCCCGCCTCCCCTGGGCCCCCTGTCAGCCCTGGGGTGCAGCCCCTCATCATCCACCACGCCCAGATGGTCCAGCTGGGGCTGAACAACCATATGTGGGGTCAGCAAGGGCCGCAGGCCCCCGAGGACAAGACGCGAGAGGCAGAATGA